The following proteins are encoded in a genomic region of Natrinema sp. DC36:
- a CDS encoding transcriptional regulator, with product MSRSALVGNVTAMLEDAGFMVSDRCAIRPKSFDIAARRGEDLVLVKILANIDAFNRATGQEMRRLGTYLNATPLVIGLRSRDEDLKPDVVYFRHGVPVFSPDTAYNLFIEEVPPLIYAAPGGLYVNIDGNLLADEREDRDWSLGQLASELGVSRRTVSKYEDGMNASVEVAMTLEEMFDAPLTSPVDVLEGADDVHESEATPDDPDADPDDEQVVAVLTRAGYSVHPTARSPFTAVSEDEDDSDIVLTGHSKFTKAAEKRARIMSSIGQVTRTQSVYVVDRAKRESVDGTALVERDELAEFRNTDELRDVIRERSEYEEAA from the coding sequence ATGTCCCGCTCCGCACTAGTCGGTAACGTGACCGCGATGTTAGAGGACGCGGGATTCATGGTGAGTGATCGGTGTGCGATTCGACCGAAGAGTTTCGATATCGCCGCCCGACGCGGTGAGGACCTCGTCCTCGTCAAAATCCTCGCGAATATCGACGCGTTCAACCGGGCGACCGGCCAGGAGATGCGACGCCTGGGAACCTACCTCAACGCGACGCCCCTGGTCATCGGCCTGCGCAGCCGCGACGAAGATCTGAAACCCGACGTCGTCTACTTCCGACACGGCGTCCCGGTTTTCAGTCCCGATACGGCGTACAACCTGTTCATCGAGGAAGTCCCGCCGCTGATCTACGCCGCCCCCGGCGGCCTCTACGTCAACATCGACGGCAACCTGCTGGCCGACGAGCGCGAGGACCGCGACTGGAGCCTCGGCCAACTCGCCAGCGAACTCGGCGTCTCCCGGCGGACGGTCTCGAAGTACGAGGACGGCATGAACGCCTCCGTCGAGGTCGCGATGACGCTCGAGGAGATGTTCGACGCCCCGCTCACGAGCCCCGTCGACGTACTCGAGGGGGCCGACGACGTCCACGAGAGCGAGGCGACGCCGGACGATCCCGACGCGGATCCGGACGACGAACAGGTGGTCGCCGTTCTCACGAGGGCCGGCTACAGCGTCCATCCGACGGCACGGTCGCCGTTTACGGCCGTCAGCGAGGACGAGGACGACAGCGATATCGTCCTCACCGGCCACTCGAAATTTACGAAGGCCGCGGAGAAACGCGCCCGGATCATGAGTTCGATCGGCCAGGTCACGCGCACGCAATCCGTCTACGTCGTCGACCGGGCGAAACGGGAGTCCGTCGACGGCACCGCGCTGGTCGAGCGCGACGAACTCGCGGAATTCCGGAACACCGACGAGCTTCGAGACGTCATTCGAGAGCGCTCCGAGTACGAAGAAGCGGCCTGA
- a CDS encoding tRNA(Ile)(2)-agmatinylcytidine synthase gives MTVVGIDDTDSRERGMCTTYVAREIADRLRNADSASVSRLLLVRLNPAVEYKTRGNAALAIHTNCDPDHAFEIARGRLEARSETDDERTNPGLVVAAHDPDETVPADDVSRFAHAAIRDHLEISDATALIDRHGYRSWHAGDGRGRIGALAAIGAWTALGEWTDEHIAYREPERWGTPREVDHESVFAAAEWGYPDVWDTVDRDENETVCVPHTPGPILYGIRGDETDTVRAVADRIESEPVAASQRFVTNQGTDVHLQDGAIGDVADGRAYRLEGWVASEPETRRGGHVFVTLESPTGDNGATDGAANDNAANNGSANDNTTNGGVATDETTGDESANRLACAAFEPTKRFRNHVRALRVGDRITACGEVSSGTLKLEKFAVRDLVRTERVTPICPGCERTMESAGRNQGYRCRDCGTDAAGKAERSLERDLEPGWYEVPPCARRHVAKPLVRGGFDAPTHPER, from the coding sequence ATGACCGTCGTCGGGATCGACGATACCGACTCGCGCGAGCGGGGCATGTGTACGACGTACGTCGCCAGGGAGATCGCCGACCGGCTCCGGAACGCCGACTCGGCGAGCGTCTCGAGGCTCCTCCTCGTCCGGCTCAACCCCGCCGTAGAGTACAAAACGCGGGGAAACGCCGCGCTCGCGATTCACACAAATTGTGACCCCGACCACGCCTTCGAGATCGCTCGCGGGCGACTCGAGGCGCGTTCCGAAACCGACGACGAGCGGACGAATCCCGGACTGGTCGTGGCGGCGCACGATCCGGACGAAACCGTTCCCGCAGACGACGTGAGTCGATTCGCGCACGCGGCGATCCGGGACCACCTCGAAATTTCCGACGCCACGGCCCTGATCGACCGGCACGGCTATCGGTCGTGGCACGCCGGCGACGGCCGCGGGCGGATCGGCGCGCTGGCCGCGATCGGCGCGTGGACGGCACTGGGGGAGTGGACCGACGAGCACATCGCCTATCGCGAGCCCGAGCGGTGGGGGACGCCGCGCGAGGTCGACCACGAGAGCGTCTTCGCGGCGGCGGAGTGGGGCTATCCCGACGTCTGGGACACGGTCGACCGCGACGAGAACGAGACCGTCTGCGTCCCGCACACGCCCGGCCCGATCCTGTACGGGATCCGTGGCGACGAGACGGACACGGTTCGAGCAGTGGCCGACCGAATCGAGAGCGAACCCGTCGCCGCGAGCCAGCGCTTCGTGACCAATCAGGGGACCGACGTTCACCTGCAAGACGGCGCGATCGGAGACGTCGCGGACGGCCGAGCCTACCGGCTCGAGGGGTGGGTCGCGAGCGAACCCGAAACGCGACGCGGCGGACACGTGTTCGTTACTCTGGAGTCGCCAACCGGTGACAACGGGGCCACTGACGGTGCGGCCAACGATAATGCGGCTAACAACGGTTCGGCCAACGACAATACGACTAACGGCGGTGTGGCCACTGACGAGACGACCGGTGACGAATCGGCGAACCGACTCGCGTGCGCCGCCTTCGAGCCGACGAAGCGCTTTCGGAATCACGTTCGAGCGCTACGCGTCGGTGACCGGATTACGGCCTGCGGCGAAGTGTCCAGCGGAACGCTCAAACTCGAGAAGTTCGCCGTCCGCGACCTCGTGCGAACCGAGCGGGTCACCCCGATCTGTCCCGGCTGCGAGCGAACGATGGAGAGCGCCGGCCGGAATCAGGGCTATCGCTGCCGGGATTGCGGGACTGACGCTGCGGGGAAAGCGGAACGATCGCTCGAGCGCGACCTCGAGCCGGGGTGGTACGAGGTGCCGCCGTGTGCGCGCCGACACGTCGCGAAGCCGCTCGTCCGCGGCGGATTCGACGCGCCGACGCATCCCGAGCGGTAG
- a CDS encoding GTPase, with amino-acid sequence MGLEDEIEEIEDEIANTPYNKSTEAHIGRLKSKLAEKKEKLETQQSGSGGGGGYSVEKHGDATVALVGFPSVGKSSLLNSLTNAESETGSYEFTTLDVNPGMLNHRGANIQLLDVPGLIEGAAAGKGGGQQVLAVVRNADLIIYMLSVFEIEQYDRLQEELYDINIRVDQEPPQVTVRPKIKDGIKITSSTDQDLDEDTIKQVIREHGYVNAVVNLQENVSIDRLVDGLMENREYIPSITCVNKVDLIDPDYKETVDEELRQRDLDPEEVTFISAEEEKGLDVLKDRIWERLGLIRVYMEKPGRGIDWEEPLVVERGTTVGEAIEKLGGEMEERFRFARVTGPSAAHDQQQVGKDHVLEDEDVLKLILRR; translated from the coding sequence ATGGGGCTCGAGGACGAAATCGAGGAAATCGAGGACGAAATAGCCAATACGCCCTACAACAAGTCGACGGAGGCCCACATCGGCCGGCTGAAGTCGAAGCTCGCGGAGAAGAAGGAGAAACTCGAGACGCAGCAGTCCGGATCGGGCGGCGGCGGCGGGTATTCCGTCGAGAAGCACGGCGACGCGACGGTCGCGCTGGTGGGGTTCCCGAGCGTCGGCAAGTCGTCGCTGCTGAACTCGCTGACCAACGCCGAGAGCGAAACCGGCTCCTACGAGTTCACGACGCTGGACGTCAACCCGGGGATGCTCAACCACCGCGGCGCGAACATCCAGCTGCTCGACGTGCCGGGGCTGATCGAGGGCGCGGCGGCGGGCAAAGGCGGCGGTCAGCAGGTGCTGGCGGTCGTTCGTAACGCCGACCTCATCATCTACATGCTCTCGGTGTTCGAAATCGAGCAATACGACCGGCTCCAGGAGGAGCTCTACGACATCAACATCCGCGTCGATCAGGAGCCCCCGCAGGTCACGGTCCGGCCGAAAATCAAAGACGGCATCAAGATCACCTCGAGCACCGACCAGGACTTGGACGAGGACACGATCAAGCAGGTCATCCGCGAGCACGGCTACGTCAACGCCGTCGTCAACCTGCAAGAGAACGTCTCCATCGACCGGCTGGTCGACGGACTGATGGAGAATCGGGAGTACATCCCCTCGATCACCTGCGTCAACAAGGTCGATCTGATCGATCCCGATTACAAGGAGACGGTCGACGAGGAGTTACGTCAGCGCGACTTAGACCCCGAGGAAGTGACGTTCATCAGCGCCGAGGAGGAGAAGGGCCTCGACGTGCTCAAGGATCGGATCTGGGAGCGACTCGGTCTCATCCGCGTCTACATGGAGAAACCCGGCCGCGGCATCGACTGGGAGGAACCGCTCGTGGTCGAGCGGGGAACCACTGTCGGCGAGGCCATCGAGAAACTCGGGGGTGAGATGGAAGAGCGATTCCGCTTCGCCCGGGTCACCGGCCCCAGCGCGGCCCACGATCAACAGCAGGTGGGGAAGGATCACGTCCTCGAGGACGAGGACGTACTGAAGCTGATTCTGCGACGGTAG
- a CDS encoding Na+/H+ antiporter NhaC family protein, with protein sequence MAEFGALSLAPPLLAIVLAIWTRRPILSLFLGIWSGGVIATGSIGIGQTFEWIAAAIADVFHANILVFTLLLGSGVALIWRLGGATAVRNWATSRLETQRKTGLATWILGILLFFDDYANTAIVGSTMREISDQLRISREKLSYIVDSTAAPVATIGLSSWVAFQLSMIDDGYTALVESDDYAVTAADTPGVFETFVSSVPFNTYSLLAIVMVGVIVVSQRDYGEMLDAEHRSWQTGKVNRDEAQPLQEVEKDLGAPIEDRPMLRTFFAPIVVLVAVTLSGAFWTGYQSWLDEQAEAGATTSLETALGNDSVVQVLVDVVGAGDFAAALVWGSFAMVATLILIGLAYDLFDLDDGVDTILEGFNLMLTAVTILVLAWSISAVAEELGTGNYVAGVAEGVVSPAILPIVVLLVSAFVAFTMGSSWATMGIVTPISIRVAYELTGTFELMPVMVGAVFSGAIFGDHSSPISDTSVLSATFTGADLIDHIRTQLYYAGTVLFVVIVCYALYGFFGVPWMVFLPLGVILLIGLVYGLSEIDAQRKGLAPKASSADVDRTGREPEAEPGSTPEDLD encoded by the coding sequence ATGGCTGAATTCGGTGCACTCTCGCTGGCTCCGCCGCTGCTCGCGATCGTCCTCGCAATCTGGACGCGGCGACCGATCCTGTCGCTGTTCCTCGGGATCTGGTCGGGCGGAGTCATCGCCACCGGAAGCATCGGCATCGGACAAACGTTCGAGTGGATCGCCGCGGCGATCGCGGACGTGTTCCACGCGAATATCCTGGTGTTCACCCTGCTGCTCGGATCGGGCGTGGCACTGATCTGGCGACTCGGCGGTGCGACCGCCGTCCGCAACTGGGCGACGAGCCGACTCGAGACCCAGCGCAAGACCGGGCTGGCGACGTGGATACTGGGAATACTCCTGTTTTTCGACGATTACGCTAACACGGCGATCGTCGGCAGTACGATGCGCGAGATCTCGGATCAGCTGCGCATCTCCCGGGAAAAACTCTCCTACATCGTCGACTCGACAGCCGCGCCCGTCGCGACGATCGGGCTCTCGAGCTGGGTCGCGTTCCAGCTGTCGATGATCGACGACGGATACACCGCGCTCGTCGAGAGCGACGACTACGCCGTCACCGCAGCTGACACGCCGGGCGTGTTCGAGACGTTCGTCAGTTCGGTTCCGTTCAATACGTACTCTCTGCTGGCGATCGTCATGGTGGGCGTCATCGTCGTGTCACAGCGTGATTACGGAGAGATGCTCGACGCCGAACACCGATCGTGGCAGACAGGAAAAGTAAACCGCGACGAGGCACAGCCCCTCCAGGAAGTCGAGAAGGATCTGGGTGCGCCGATCGAGGATCGACCGATGCTCCGGACGTTCTTCGCACCGATCGTCGTACTGGTCGCGGTCACGCTCTCCGGGGCGTTCTGGACCGGCTATCAGTCGTGGCTCGACGAGCAGGCTGAGGCGGGCGCGACGACGTCGCTCGAGACCGCTCTCGGCAACGACAGCGTCGTACAGGTGCTGGTCGACGTCGTCGGCGCGGGCGACTTCGCCGCCGCGCTCGTCTGGGGCTCGTTCGCGATGGTCGCGACCCTGATCCTCATCGGTCTGGCCTACGACCTCTTCGATCTGGATGACGGTGTCGACACGATTCTCGAGGGATTCAATCTCATGCTGACCGCGGTGACGATCCTGGTCCTCGCCTGGTCGATCAGTGCGGTCGCGGAGGAACTCGGCACTGGAAACTACGTCGCCGGCGTCGCGGAAGGGGTCGTTTCGCCGGCCATTCTCCCGATCGTCGTGTTGCTCGTGTCGGCGTTCGTCGCGTTCACCATGGGCTCGTCGTGGGCGACGATGGGCATCGTCACACCGATCTCGATCCGCGTCGCCTACGAACTCACCGGCACGTTCGAACTCATGCCGGTGATGGTCGGGGCGGTGTTTTCGGGCGCGATCTTCGGGGACCACTCGTCACCGATTTCCGACACCTCGGTCCTCTCGGCGACGTTTACCGGGGCCGATCTCATCGATCACATCCGTACGCAGCTCTACTACGCCGGAACCGTCCTGTTCGTCGTGATCGTCTGTTACGCGCTCTACGGCTTCTTCGGTGTTCCGTGGATGGTCTTCCTCCCCCTCGGAGTCATCCTACTGATCGGACTCGTCTACGGGCTTTCGGAGATCGATGCCCAGCGCAAAGGCCTTGCTCCCAAGGCCTCCTCGGCCGACGTCGACCGCACCGGTCGAGAGCCCGAGGCCGAACCCGGATCCACCCCGGAAGACCTCGACTAG